From the Candidatus Methylomirabilota bacterium genome, one window contains:
- a CDS encoding RNA-binding protein has protein sequence MPSKLYVGGLSYSTTSESLREYFTQCGAVESATVITDRFSGQSRGFGFVEMSTEAEAQAAISKLNDQPFEGRRLTVAPANSQGQRSGAGGGSRSGGGYRSGGGGGFGGGGGGQRRAPRW, from the coding sequence ATGCCATCCAAGTTGTATGTCGGCGGTCTGTCGTACTCCACCACCTCCGAGAGCCTGCGCGAGTACTTCACCCAGTGCGGCGCGGTCGAGTCCGCCACGGTGATCACCGACCGGTTCTCGGGGCAGTCCCGCGGCTTCGGCTTCGTGGAGATGTCCACGGAGGCGGAGGCCCAGGCGGCCATCTCCAAGCTGAACGATCAGCCCTTCGAGGGCCGGCGGCTCACGGTGGCTCCCGCGAACTCGCAAGGTCAGCGCTCCGGCGCTGGCGGCGGGTCACGCAGCGGCGGCGGGTACCGCTCGGGCGGTGGTGGCGGCTTCGGGGGGGGTGGCGGCGGTCAGCGTCGCGCTCCCCGCTGGTAG